A window of Flavobacterium flavigenum contains these coding sequences:
- a CDS encoding GNAT family N-acetyltransferase, whose amino-acid sequence MTISNFNLQPEILENETIKLIPLQEGHFEALYELASDPLVWEQHPIKDRYKKEKFMPFFEAAVNSKGAFLISDRKTNEVIGTTRFYDYNPEKSNVGIGYTFIGRKFWGGPYNAATKKLLIDYAFETVSSILFHVGAENIRSQKAVLKLGAVKINEMFFPHNGIDLPHFEYELRKEKS is encoded by the coding sequence ATGACGATATCAAATTTCAATTTACAGCCGGAGATTTTAGAAAATGAAACCATAAAATTAATTCCGCTTCAGGAAGGTCATTTTGAGGCTTTGTATGAATTAGCCTCAGACCCTTTAGTTTGGGAACAGCATCCTATTAAAGACCGGTATAAAAAAGAAAAATTTATGCCTTTTTTTGAGGCGGCTGTAAATTCAAAAGGTGCTTTTTTAATTTCAGACCGAAAAACAAACGAAGTTATCGGCACTACACGGTTCTATGATTACAATCCTGAAAAATCTAATGTAGGGATTGGTTATACTTTTATTGGTAGAAAATTCTGGGGCGGCCCTTATAATGCAGCAACAAAAAAGCTGCTGATTGATTATGCTTTTGAAACCGTTAGTTCTATCCTTTTTCATGTTGGCGCAGAAAATATCCGTTCTCAAAAAGCTGTGTTAAAATTGGGCGCGGTAAAAATAAACGAAATGTTTTTTCCTCATAATGGGATCGATTTACCTCACTTCGAATATGAATTGCGTAAAGAAAAAAGTTAA
- a CDS encoding TIGR00730 family Rossman fold protein codes for MKRITVFCGSSFGTEEIYTQQAVLLGETLAKQNIELVYGGANVGLMGAVADGVLNNGGKAIGVLPDFLRSKEIAHLGLTELILVESMHERKTKMNDLCDGVIALPGGFGTLEELFEMLTWAQLGLHKKPIAILNINGFYDSLIQLTENMVSKGLLKDVNQQMLLVSDNIDDLLNKMKNYKAPTVGKWIEKEEV; via the coding sequence ATGAAAAGAATAACAGTCTTTTGCGGATCCAGTTTCGGTACTGAAGAAATTTACACACAACAAGCAGTATTATTAGGAGAAACATTAGCAAAGCAAAATATAGAATTGGTTTATGGCGGTGCGAATGTAGGTTTGATGGGTGCAGTTGCAGATGGCGTTTTAAATAACGGTGGAAAAGCAATTGGAGTCCTGCCTGATTTTTTAAGATCAAAAGAAATTGCGCATCTGGGGTTAACGGAACTTATTCTGGTTGAAAGCATGCACGAAAGAAAAACCAAAATGAATGATTTATGCGATGGTGTCATTGCACTGCCTGGTGGATTTGGAACCCTTGAAGAGCTTTTTGAAATGCTTACCTGGGCTCAATTAGGACTGCATAAAAAACCAATCGCAATTTTAAACATCAACGGTTTTTATGATTCCCTGATTCAACTAACTGAAAATATGGTGAGCAAAGGCTTATTGAAAGACGTGAATCAGCAGATGCTTTTAGTAAGTGATAACATTGATGATTTACTGAATAAAATGAAGAATTACAAAGCTCCAACTGTTGGAAAATGGATTGAAAAAGAAGAAGTTTAG